One Aegilops tauschii subsp. strangulata cultivar AL8/78 chromosome 7, Aet v6.0, whole genome shotgun sequence genomic window carries:
- the LOC109742425 gene encoding WAT1-related protein At5g64700-like: MHVDGCREMWKKVNLAVLGWISINALFGVLLAMGLYYWGLRDTSAAYAVNFLNLIPVATFLIAVALRAERLSLSHWPGRMELLGAAVGVAGTMVVSFCKGTRLPLPHLHFHHHSQAGAPTAAPHGARDMAAGTLCLCGSCVSYALWFVVQARVAKVFPSRYWATALTCAAGSLQSAAAAAVAFALTPTGDRHGWAAEWRLGWDLRLVTVVYSGVFNTGATFVLVSWAVARRGPVYPPMFNSLSLVVTAAVDAVFLGTDLYLGGVLGAALVVVGLYAFLWGKRKELDAAAKGDDREQGLRRGDRDTDDGIA; encoded by the exons ATGCACGTGGATGGTTGCAGGGAGATGTGGAAGAAGGTGAACCTCGCCGTGCTgggctggatctccatcaacgcTTTGTTCGG AGTTTTGCTGGCGATGGGGCTGTACTACTGGGGCCTGCGGGACACCAGCGCCGCCTACGCCGTCAACTTCCTCAACCTCATCCCCGTGGCCACTTTCCTCATCGCCGTCGCGCTGCGGGCCGagcgcctctccctctcccactgGCCCGGTAGGATGGAGCTCCTGGGCGCGGCGGTGGGCGTCGCCGGCACCATGGTGGTCAGCTTCTGCAAGGGCACTCGCCTCCCGCTGCCGCACCTCCACTTCCACCACCACTCCCAGGCCGGCGCGCCGACGGCCGCGCCACACGGCGCCCGCGACATGGCCGCCGGCACGCTGTGCCTGTGCGGGAGCTGCGTCAGCTACGCGCTCTGGTTCGTGGTGCAGGCCAGGGTCGCCAAGGTGTTCCCGTCCCGGTACTGGGCCACCGCGCTCACCTGCGCCGCGGGCAGCCTGCAGTCCGCCGCGGCCGCGGCCGTCGCGTTCGCCCTCACCCCCACCGGCGACAGACATGGCTGGGCGGCGGAGTGGAGGCTGGGGTGGGACCTGCGCCTGGTCACGGTGGTGTACTCCGGGGTGTTCAACACGGGCGCCACGTTCGTGCTCGTGTCGTGGGCGGTGGCGCGCCGCGGGCCGGTGTACCCGCCCATGTTCAACTCGCTATCGCTGGTGGTCACCGCCGCCGTCGACGCCGTGTTTCTCGGCACCGACCTCTACCTCGGCGGTGTTCTCGGGGCGGCGCTCGTTGTCGTAGGCCTCTACGCATTCCTGTGGGGCAAGCGCAAGGAGCTCGACGCTGCCGCCAAAGGGGACGACCGCGAGCAGGGGCTGCGGCGAGGAGACAGAGACACCGACGATGGCATCGCCTAG